The genomic interval GCTAAGGGGGGTCCAGCCGCTGCTCGGACTTGGGTTGTGGATCATCATAATTGCTAATATCTCATCACAGCAACTTCAGAGACTCTTTACGGTGGAACAGAAAATGCCAAAATCGACAAAGTTAGACAGCAAAGTACTAGCATATGACAAACAACACACGGTGGTAGCGAACCCATGAGGTAAAGGCTTCGTTCTCCCCTTCGGGCAATGCGATTCGATTTGCAAGTGTAAAGAATGCGATAGCAGAGTACCTTAGGTACTGCTAAAATGGTACAAATTCTCAGGGTACGCCAAAACGAATCGAGTGAGCCTAGAGAAGCCACGGTCCTTTGCAACGGTGTTCTAGCTTTTCGTATCTGCACTGCCTTGCTTCAGTGCCTCATCAACAACTTTACATGGATCCGCAACCTTCGTTAGCACGTGCGAATTTGCCCAACCTTTTGCGCAATTGGGGGGCATCCAAGTTATTGTTGTTTCCACGTATTGTTTGTCCTTGTTCGTCGGGTGCTCTGGGTCATCTAAGACCTTGATTTCGAAACGGACAATTCTCATGTCTGGGCGATATTTCTCTTGGCAAACCTCGTCTGGCCAACCGATTCCGTCCCACTTTTGCTTCTTGTTACCAAGATCGGTTCGGCGGTAAACGAAGGGGGCGCCTTTACATGGAAGCATGTTGGCTTTCCGAATCAATTTTGACTCGTGGTATTCAAAACGTAAACGCGAACTACTGGAGAAGTCGGGGTGCACCGAGATGATGACATGGTAGGGATGTTCGGGGTCTCCATTGTACCGATAGGTGCCGAGCAAACGTTTATCAGGTCCTTTTCCAGGCCACGCATCTTCTGCTTCAACTATGAAATCTTCGCCTTTGCCAGACATTTTGAGCGGAACGATGTTCTATTAAAGCCGTGGTGGGTCGAGTGAATATTGGGTGCAATCAGATAGTTTGAGGATGGAAGCTGCCTTGGGGTGTCAATACTGGCTGGATAGGCAGCTTTGCCatcgcttttatatacttacgaCTTTCCCCGTATCCCATTTTGAAGACTCGTCATCTCAAACGGTACCATGAATACAAAGTACGGGCATATACCGCGCGGTATTGAATATGGTAAATGCGGTCAACCTCTGCTTCGTGTCAAAGGGGTTAATCGTTGTGGAACAGTAACCGTCTTTGCTGAACGACGCGGGTGACCATCTCTTTTCAGCAACATCCTATTCAACTGACGGATAACGGCTGAAGAATCATAGGAAAGTATCTTAGCTAATGTTCACAGCTCTCGGCAAGCTTCGCTAAATGGAGCATCATGCTGAAAGGCGAGGGCAATTCTGTTCAGAAATCTGAACAATCTCCACCGTTTCCCTGATCATCGAGAGACTATTCACAAAAGACCTTTCATAGACCCGTCAGAGTTTGGCCACATAAGCAGTAGTTTATTCCATTGAAGTGCGTTGGTTCAGCAATTCAAAAAACTTCAATAGGACGACCGTCAAGGGCAAGGAGACACCCGTGACAGCCGACAACATAATCGCCAGATATCCCCTCCATAGCTACCAGTAGCGGCCTCTCGAGTAATCCGATGAAAGAATCAAGTTGCGGGACTGTTCGTGCATGAATAAGAGACGGTGATAAAGAGCATCATTCGAGAACGATGGAATGGGCAGTGTCGCCCTATTTTGCTCGTGGAGCTTGGCAGTGCTCCATGGATACTTGCTTAGCCAGATGGACATGCCACGAGACTTGACAGCATTGCTTACTGAACCGACTTACGAGCTTGGTACGTCCCACGTCCCTTGATAGACTCAGACGTTTGCAATATAAGATGGAGAGCTTTCTCAGGCTCCTTGCAGGGTTCACATCGACGAGCCATGCAGCATGGCCTGCTTCACCGATGGTCTGGACGAACTCGAAGACAGACTCCCTTGATGATTAGGAAACGCTCGAGGAACGATCACGAAGCCACTTTATACAGCTTTGCTTCTCACGCATGCCGCGGAACTTTATTGAGGACGCTCTTTGTGAGAAGTCGTACTCGACGCTCTACATGCGTGAACTCATAACAACTTTCCTGACTACACGCTATGTCGCTTCGCATCTCGGGTGGAAGATTCACTAACAAATTTGACTTCCGTTTCGCCTATGTTCGCTAATCGACTAGGTCGTATCTAGGTCCAAGGGTGATGTACTCTAGGTCACACTCACAGTCTGACTGCTAGAGAAGAGCCCCGCTCTCACCAGTGAGAGCAGCTCCTCACATCTGTTACGATGTCTGGCAAGCCTTCCAGCGGATATATTCTTGTAGCCTATCATTTAAAATATGGCCAATCGAGAGAGTAGTGGCAGAGCGCTTGATCTGGGCTCATCACGCCCGTCATGTTTCGTGACGATATCCAAGAGGCTTCGCACATGCGTTCTCATTTGGTTAGCAGATAGGGGACAAAACATCCGTCGTCCTATGGTTCCATCTTCGCGGAAAGCTCTGCATCTCATCATTCAGTCACACCGAACACTTTCCCGTACTATTCCTCCACCGACCCGATCGCCTTACCTCGGAGAAGATATCTCACCGAAGAAGGAAGCAGCACCTCAAACCACATCGCCAACGAGTCCTTAGCAACTCCACCAACAACCCAATCACACCCGTAATTCGGCAGGCCTCAACCCAGAAACCGAAATCCTGCTTCCCTCCCCAACCCGAGTCCCGGGAACTATCGAAAGTCCATCTCTCATTAATGGCCGCCTCATTCATCAGGCGTCTGCCGCTCAGCTCCGTGGGATGACCACCCACCATCCACCACCCATGACCCCCTGCTCGTGAGGCTGACGATGGTGCATATCCCTCGCCCCCACTCAAATCGGACCCCCCCTTCTCAAGTCCCGGGTCGCAACGCCGTAACCTAACCCCTTTCCTTTCCTAAATGCCACCCCTCCCTGCACTGGAATCCCGGCTCCGGGCCCCCGCGTGGGCCCCGGGTACATGGACCATTTTGGCGCCGCCTTAGATGGTGTGATAAGAAATGCTTTCCGACCCCCTGACGACGGATTGTGGCGCGCGGGTTGGATATTCCAGGTCAGCGTAACAATTGTTGAATATACGAGTAATAGATATGAGGGAATGGCTCACGCTGACCATCATGTCACCATTTGATGAAACATCATCGCAACATCAATCACGAAAACTGCGGATCAAGAGACGGAGGTGAGCGTTACCAGAGACTTTTTATGGCGCTCATTTGATATCAAGCTTGTGTAACACACCAACAACAGAGACCCCATGAATGATTTTGCTCCTTCTCCCAAGCCGTAACACAATATCTAGACCTAAACCTCCCTCTCCAAAAAGCAAAATCCCAAGTCAAAGCtgaaaaaaaataaaagaagacAAAAAGGGGAGACAAATTCCTCCGATCGAGCCTGCTTTCTACCCTGTAACCAAAATCCGAAATGCAATTTTGATGACTCCCCCGAAACCCACGCAGATGTCGTGACCGAATTCGAAACCTGCCGGGAGAAATGCACGTATGCTTACATGGAACATCACGCCCTACAACCAATCCGAAGCCAATTCACAAGATGAATGCAGAGATTCCTCCACATCACACCGAACCCGTCCCTCGAGAACTCAACGCTGACCGTGGTGATGctgaggcggcggcggaggcggcATGATGCTGCCATCGTGATCGACCTCGACCTCAAACATGGGAATATCCTCCGCCTTGAAGTACATGCCCAGGTCGTCCCCGCCGGCCGCCGAGATGGAGTACATGTCCTTGCCCAGCGCCACCTTGCGAACCTTGGCGCCCAGCCCCCAAAGCCTGCCCGGCGTCATCTCCTGGGCGAGCACGTTGTCAAAAGTCTGCCACTGAGACCGCACGTGGGCGAGCGCCGTCCTCTGCAGGGCCCGGTGGCTCGGCTGGCAGTTCTCGACAATCTTCTTCTCGCCGTGGCCTCTCCAGTTGATGATGAGGCGGACGGGCTTCGAGGGGGCAGTAGAGATTGCCGGAACCACGGCGGTGTTCATCGCTGCGGGAACCATACCGTGAGGTGGCGATGAGAGTCGCATGCCAGGGGGGAAGCTCCCCCGTGGGGGCGGCGGTGGTACACCGTCTGGTGCGCGGGGGAAGGTGCGTGGACGGTGGCCAGTCCAGcctggagggggagggggaggttGCGATATCGCGGCCATGGGGGGCGCGGGGATGTACGACGGGCGTTGTCCAGGGGCCGGGCGGCGCATACGCGTGGTTTGTTCTGGTTCCGAGTCGACGTCTTCTTcagaggaggaagaagagtcGTCCTTGGTGTGCTTGCGGGATTTTCGCTTGCTCTTGCGCCGGGAGGACTTTGTCTTCTTACCCCTCCTGGAAATGATGTCGTCGTTGTCGCTGTCAGAGCCGGCAGACAGAGAGAGCACATCAGAGGCGTCCATGGTTGAGGCTTCACTGCCTGAGCTTTCAGAGTCTTCTGATCTCACGCCTCGGGGGAAGGCAAAGCCGTTGGCTTCGATGAATTGGTACACCTCCTGAGAGGATTTGGTGTGGAGGTTCTCAAAGGCATCTTCCAGATCGCGGCCTGTTGCTGAAAGAATCTCCTGGCGTTTACCCCGGTGGACCTTGACAGCGTAGATGGTGTATGACTTGTTAGGCTGGCGAGAGGTGTAAATATCAATGACAGCACTGCGGCCAGATATCAAACGAAGATTGTCTGTAAGGCGAGTTAGTTCTCGTGTGTCTGACACCCCTTGAGAAGATGTGAAGATGCCTACCTATGATCTGCTCGCGCCATACAAGGCACAACGGGTTGGGAGCCATTACCGTAGATGCAGAACGTCTTGACAATGTTGTGGATTCGGTTGTGTTGTTCAGCAGAACGAGCATGTGCAGTGTAAGGCGTGAAGAGACTTGATAAGGTTggtgaagaagaagggcgAGGACGGAAGGCCAAGGACGCTTCTTATACATCACGGCTGCATCTCCGGGTCATCATCCCATAAGCAACTCGAATCGGTGGCATGCAGAGGACCCTGCAGCCTGAAAGGCGCACCTCGGGCGTACCGTAGCAGTACTTGGGCGGTTGCGTGGTCCACGAGGTATGCTCAGGGACGGCACGTTCTGACAGTGACAGAAAGGGGAAAGTGAGGCGATGGAAGTGGTAGTTTCGACATGGCAAGAGTCGAAAGTCTCCAAGGACCTGAGATTTACCGAGCCGGCCGAGAAGCAAGGAATGAAGATCTCAGACCGAGCGACGGAGACAGGGAGCTTCAGCTGCTGTGCTTCCCCATGTCCATACGCGATTTGCCATCTGATCTTCGGGGTGACTTGCTCATGCTTGCGTGAGTGTTTGCCTGCCAACAAGGAACATGCGGTAACCGGAAAAGGGGAGGACTGTAGTGCAAATGGAAAAAAGGAACGTTTCGATACAGTCTTCTTTTGGGCTGTACCTAGTATCGAAAGCGGCCAAGCCACTCGCTGGAAGGAGGAGTGTTTGAAGCATGTAACGAAAAGAAACAAAAGGCTTCACTCGAGCCCGATACCTAGAGATACCACCATTCGAAGGCCAAATTCAGTGTGTCTGCCCTGCTTTCGATTTTGTTCTTACCAATCACAAGCTCTAATCGTGCTTGTCCGTCCCTTGTATATCCTGGGCCGCCCTGCATGCGGGCTGGTGGCTAGTCAACTGGTGTGGCTGGCCCCGATGCGTCTTGCACTTTTGTTCCCTCCCGTCTACTTCTGACACAAGATGCGGCTCACCTTATGCCTCCCGTTCTGCAAGGGCCACGATGACGAAGGGAATCGTGGCTAGCTAGACGACCTTTCTTGAGGACCTGAAAATAGGATATAAGAGCCAGCTGTTCGGTTCGCCTGGCGGTATGTTTCGCTGGCACGAGTAGTGCAAGCAACCGGTGAAGATGCCGACCGAATTCCACTCCAAGAGTCATATGTCTTTGGACTCTCTCGCACAAGCTTCAAACCCGAATACGCAGAAAATCTCCATCGTGGCCCGACTCACAAGCTTCTGGTCGTTGCTCTGGTTGCACTACTCAAAACTCGCATCGACAACGGAGAAGCCCGCTGTCCTGGCGTAGAGGTACCCTCAGATACACACGCCCGCCCTATGGCTCCGTTGCCGAGTACTGACCATACTTCATGCTTGCCTGCCGTCATCGTTGGGCCGTTGCGCAGGACTGCCATACAATTGGCATGTCCTCCCAGGCGAGAAGGATCTTTCTCTAGAACGCGGGTCAAGATCAATCTGAGACAGCAAAATGACTGGCGCTCGGGTCTTTGCTGTGCTGCGACTCTGCGAGCGAACGTTGGTTGGGAGTTGAGCATCTGTGAGCTCGCAACCCTACGACGGCGATCGCACAGAGCTCTCGAGGAGGGGAAGAAACGAaacaagaaagaaaaaaattgGGCTTCGAGAGTCCTTGCTCGTGCGTGTGTATAGACGTCGGAATGGGCGAACACCAGGACAATGTCAGACCTTCTCGCCTATTGTCTCTGGGCTTCGTCTGAAAGGTAAGAGTTACTGAAAGTGGACGTGCGAGGAATGCCCTTGCAAGCACGCCTCATCCCAGCCCATGCAGGGAACGATTGGACCTTGCGAAGCACCTTAGCTTTTGCTGGCAGGGCAGTGTATGTGTATGACAGGGATGATCAGGCACTAGGGCAGTACGATCTCACCATAGGATAATAGACTGTAGACATGATGGACGCCCACGCTGAGTACAATGCGAAGCGGAAAGTGGAACGTGGGGAAAAGCAACAGTAACCATGTCCCATTTTCCTTCCGGGCGAAGCTTGAAGGTGACGCTTGCTGCTGCATGCAAGTTTCGCCGTCCACGAGGTTAGATGAGACGAGAGGCGGGCTCGACCGTCTTCGGGTGCTACTGAGAGCTACGATATCCGAATGTCCACGTACCCGACAAGCCAAGAGGTCCACGTGAGGTTGTGGCTTCGTTACCTAGCATTGCAACACTTTGGGACGCTGTTCTGAACTCCTGGATAAGGTAGCTTGAATTCTCGTGTCCTGCAAGCGAATTTGCTTCACAAGACCGGTCGGGCACCAGTTCTCGTGATACTGGGTACAAAGTATGCAAATGGAAGATCATCAATAGCTGATAGGCGAAGCATGTCCAAGTATTCCTTAAGTGAGGCTGTTGGGCGACCAAGGGTTGATTGGACGTGGTTTCGGAGACCCACAAATGGCAGCTGAGTAAACATGAGGGTTACCTTAGATCAAGGTGACACCAATATCTATCTTTCTTTGACGACATTCAACTTCAAGGCTATGTGATAAACCTCCAGAACCCGGCATCTTCCTTGTCCAATGGCACCACCAAGACACGATAGACGGGCATGAGGCGGCCTTAAAGACAATCTTTGCCCGACTCAGACGTTCCCGTCTTTTTGATGATTGATCCAACCTCAAATTATGCTACGGTTGTGCGTTCCCAATTCTCGAAACATATGTCCGTGGTCCTCCGTTGTGCTCATGTCGCCTGACGCCCTGCGCTTGCCCTCGCACCGATTGGCGCACTCGACCATTCACCAAATATCGATCCATTGCGCCTCTGTGGTTCAATAGTCAGTGTAGTGAACGCTCTTGTGTCGCTATTGGGCACCAAGCGGGACGAGGCTTGAAGTAACTGCCGCCCGGTATCCTGTCATCCCACTCTGTCTACATCAACTCCATCTTACTGCGTCTGGAGACGCTCCAGGCGCGATGTGACAGCCTCGACCAGAGCCGTCTCCCGTGAGAGGAGGGACATGACTTGCTGCAGCTTGGCCTTGCGGATCTCTGTCGGGATCTTGAGCTCCGATACCGAAGACGATGAATCCTTCCCGCCCTTGCCGTCCTCACTCTGCTTTTGAATCCGTTCCACTTCTGCCAACAATTCGTCCTTCAGTCGTTGCACGTCCTCCACACGTTTCCTGAGTTGCTTCTGCTGCTTCACTCCCGGGCTGTCTTCCGAGGGTGATCCTAGAACGCTGGCCTCCATATTTTTGACTTCTGCCACGAAGGCCCTCTCCTTGGCACTGAGCTCTCTTGTTGCTGCCTTGCCAACATACTTGCGGACGCCCTCTAGTCTCTCGTTGAGTCGTTTCTGTCGATCTTGTGCCTCTGCGATACGTCTCTCGAATCGGACGTCGTCACTTTCACCGTCGCCGGCCTTGTCGTTGCCCGCGATCTTGTCAATCTTCTCCTTGACCTCGTTCGCCTTCTTAATTTGATCCCTGAGCTCATCTTGAAGAGTAGCGCAGCGTCGGAAAATCTCCGCCACAGCTGTGCCGAGCCGGTAGGTATCCTCACCAAGAACGCGATGAGCGTCAGTCAAGATCTGCAGCGTAACCGGAGACAATCTGATCTCCTGGTTCAGAATGGTCTTGTGGCGTGAGCTACGGAGTCTGTTAATCAGCTCAGGAAGGTCGGATTGCTGCTCGAATGCGTGCGAGGGCTGGAAAGCTGGACGGGGCTCATAAAAGTCCAATGGTTCCATAGTCGTAGGCTTCTCTTCGTAAGGCGTTTCGTGGCGGACAGGCGAGAAGTCGTCCTCAGGCGTCTCGAACGTCAAGGCAATTGGCTCGTACGGGGTGGCCGAGAGAAGGAAGTATCCCAAATCCGGATCGCGGATGGCGGCGCATGCGGCGAGCGGCACGTTGACATCGCTTGAGGATTGGTTGTAGAGTCTTTCGCGAATAGAGTTTTGTCCGTTGACAAGAAGACCGAGACGGAAGTCAGAGCCCGCCTCCGACTCGCCCGAGAGCTCACCCTCGAGGCGGAAAACCCAGGGAGATAGAGAAAGGAAGGTGACGCCGGCGTGCGAGGTGACAAAAAGAGAGTAGCGTGACATGACATCCGATGAAAACGTCGGCCATGCGTCGTCGTTCATTTCAGTTGTGGCCATGGTGTCGATGCACTGGAACGTCAACAGTGAAGGTGGATCGGCAGCGGACAAGAGGCGTCCAAGCTTGGATTTGTTTCGCGGGGGCAGCCATTGTGCTTCGACGCCCTCCAAGTCCAAGTACACGCGGACCTGACCGGTGGTAGACAGGAGGCAGATGACCGAGAGAGAGAGTCCCTCCTGGTCACCTTCGTCAAAGTCCAAGTCTTCGTCCTCGCCCATCATCAGGTCGTCAGTGTCCACCTTCTTCCCGATTACGAGCAAATCCGTTAGAAGGCCGTCCCCGACGTCCTCGCTTTCGGGATCGGCATCGAATTCGAACGGGCCTTGCAATCTTGGGATAACTCCCGGCCGGGAAGGGCGTGTATAGACCTCCACGGTCTCTTCGCCGGGCGCTGTATCGAGGATTTGGGGCTCCTGAGAATCCAAATCACCCATCCACTCGAGCTGCTGCTGAGCGAGGAGCTTGTCCATTTCAGATACAGCAGGGTCATCCTCTAGGGCAGCCACCTTGGATACGATGGAAACCGAAAGCGATGGGATAAGAGTAGGAGGCGGTGCCCATTTCTGGGGGAGCAAGGGGCTCAATGCGTAGACGTCGCCTTCTCTCATCGCAACCCAGAGAGTCATAGGGCTCCATCCTCCCGAGCCGCGGCCAGCAAAGCAAGCAGAGGCCACCTGCATCTCCAGAGAGTACTGCGAGAAGCTGGCATTCGTGGCAGCCGTGGATGCGCTGAAGTCCTGGTCCATCGTCGTACCATCCACCAGCTTCTTCAAGTCGATCGACAGTGTGGGAGAGTCAAATGACCACCGATCGGTCAATGACAACTCCCAGACGCGCACAATAGCATCGGTCGTTACGGTGACAAGGCAAGATCCCTTGACGCCAAGTGGGTGCCATACAGCTGATGCAACTGGGGATCGCGAGGTGACGTGAGTTGTAGGTCCCAGTGTCCAGATTTTGGGTCGTAAAGGTCCAGTGTCCTCGGCCGTGAGATGCGAAGAATCGGGAACCACGCAGATGTGAACGGTATGCGCCGTGAGAATAGCGAGGTAATCGGAGTTGGGAGAGATGACGAGCTGCCGGATGTCGTCTGCGACAGATGTCTTGATAGTCTGTAAGACTTGTTAGCATCCTGGTCGCCCGTCCTGTTGAGGACTGGACCGAACCTACCCTGAAACCCTGAGCCGTAGCCGCCTGTTCTGTCGAGGGAATGGCATCATCGTCAAATGATTGTGTCGAGTCCTCCCGCTTGACACGGCTGCCCATGCGACGGTGCGCATGCTTTGTCGACCATTTCTCCTTCAGGTATGCCAAATCGCCCCATCGCAATTCTTTGCCTACAGCAACGAAGACCTCGGTTCCTCGTCTCGCAATCGTCCGCCTCGGACCTTggatcttcttcttcttggacCCGTAGGGCGACGGGGCGCTCAACGTCTTGTTGGAGGCGTCGCTGGAGGGCGCGAACAAGCTGTGGCCGGGCCCATGCGATAGCCACGGGGCCGTATAG from Colletotrichum lupini chromosome 2, complete sequence carries:
- a CDS encoding nuclear pore complex protein An-Nup82 — encoded protein: MHPLLQDPSYFIHENITIAAPGKLKQQAHQQTPLEKSPRTTLELNLACSTHPTTRKPAENPRYTTRSIERDAMPKVKSYTAPWLSHGPGHSLFAPSSDASNKTLSAPSPYGSKKKKIQGPRRTIARRGTEVFVAVGKELRWGDLAYLKEKWSTKHAHRRMGSRVKREDSTQSFDDDAIPSTEQAATAQGFRTIKTSVADDIRQLVISPNSDYLAILTAHTVHICVVPDSSHLTAEDTGPLRPKIWTLGPTTHVTSRSPVASAVWHPLGVKGSCLVTVTTDAIVRVWELSLTDRWSFDSPTLSIDLKKLVDGTTMDQDFSASTAATNASFSQYSLEMQVASACFAGRGSGGWSPMTLWVAMREGDVYALSPLLPQKWAPPPTLIPSLSVSIVSKVAALEDDPAVSEMDKLLAQQQLEWMGDLDSQEPQILDTAPGEETVEVYTRPSRPGVIPRLQGPFEFDADPESEDVGDGLLTDLLVIGKKVDTDDLMMGEDEDLDFDEGDQEGLSLSVICLLSTTGQVRVYLDLEGVEAQWLPPRNKSKLGRLLSAADPPSLLTFQCIDTMATTEMNDDAWPTFSSDVMSRYSLFVTSHAGVTFLSLSPWVFRLEGELSGESEAGSDFRLGLLVNGQNSIRERLYNQSSSDVNVPLAACAAIRDPDLGYFLLSATPYEPIALTFETPEDDFSPVRHETPYEEKPTTMEPLDFYEPRPAFQPSHAFEQQSDLPELINRLRSSRHKTILNQEIRLSPVTLQILTDAHRVLGEDTYRLGTAVAEIFRRCATLQDELRDQIKKANEVKEKIDKIAGNDKAGDGESDDVRFERRIAEAQDRQKRLNERLEGVRKYVGKAATRELSAKERAFVAEVKNMEASVLGSPSEDSPGVKQQKQLRKRVEDVQRLKDELLAEVERIQKQSEDGKGGKDSSSSVSELKIPTEIRKAKLQQVMSLLSRETALVEAVTSRLERLQTQGAMDRYLVNGRVRQSVRGQAQGVRRHEHNGGPRTYVSRIGNAQPLSLRPPHARLSCLGGAIGQGRCRVLEVTLMFTQLPFVGLRNHVQSTLGRPTASLKEYLDMLRLSAIDDLPFAYFVPSITRTGHENSSYLIQEFRTASQTLSSTRRRSSPPLVSSNLVDGETCMQQQASPSSFARKENGTWLLLLFPTFHFPLRIVLSVGVHHVYSLLSYAKAKVLRKVQSFPAWAGMRRACKGIPRTSTFSNSYLSDEAQRQ